In one window of Escherichia coli DSM 30083 = JCM 1649 = ATCC 11775 DNA:
- the fhuD gene encoding Fe(3+)-hydroxamate ABC transporter substrate-binding protein FhuD — MSGLPLISRRRLLTAMALSPLLWQMNTAHAAVIDPNRIVALEWLPVELLLALGIVPYGVADTINYRLWVSEPPLPDSVIDVGLRTEPNLELLTEMKPSFMVWSAGYGPSPEMLARIAPGRGFNFSDGKQPLAMARKSLTEMADLLNLQSAAETHLAHYEDFIRSMKPRFVKRGARPLLLTTLIDPRHMLVFGPNSLFQEILDEYGIPNAWQGETNFWGSTAVSIDRLAAYKDVDVLCFDHDNSKDMDALMATPLWQAMPFVRAGRFQRVPAVWFYGATLSAMHFVRILDNAIGGKA, encoded by the coding sequence ATGAGCGGCTTACCTCTTATTTCGCGCCGCCGACTGTTAACGGCGATGGCGCTTTCTCCGTTGTTATGGCAGATGAATACCGCCCACGCGGCAGTTATTGATCCCAATCGTATTGTGGCACTGGAGTGGTTGCCGGTGGAGTTACTGCTGGCGCTCGGCATCGTGCCTTACGGCGTGGCGGACACCATCAACTATCGCCTGTGGGTCAGCGAACCGCCATTGCCGGACTCAGTGATTGACGTTGGTTTGCGTACAGAACCCAACCTTGAACTGCTGACCGAAATGAAACCGTCGTTTATGGTCTGGTCTGCAGGATATGGCCCTTCACCAGAAATGCTGGCACGTATTGCGCCGGGGCGCGGATTTAACTTCAGCGACGGCAAACAGCCACTGGCGATGGCGCGTAAATCACTGACGGAAATGGCAGATTTACTTAACCTGCAAAGCGCAGCGGAAACGCATTTAGCGCACTATGAAGACTTTATCCGCAGCATGAAACCCCGCTTTGTGAAGCGTGGTGCACGCCCGTTATTGCTGACGACGCTTATCGATCCGCGCCATATGTTGGTCTTCGGTCCAAACAGCTTGTTCCAGGAAATTCTCGATGAGTACGGCATCCCAAATGCCTGGCAAGGGGAAACCAACTTCTGGGGCAGTACCGCCGTCAGTATCGATCGTCTGGCAGCGTATAAAGACGTTGATGTGCTCTGTTTTGATCACGACAACAGCAAAGACATGGATGCGCTAATGGCAACCCCGCTGTGGCAGGCCATGCCGTTTGTCCGCGCCGGACGCTTTCAGCGCGTACCTGCAGTCTGGTTCTATGGTGCGACGCTTTCTGCAATGCACTTTGTGCGTATTCTGGATAACGCCATCGGAGGTAAAGCGTGA
- the fhuC gene encoding Fe3+-hydroxamate ABC transporter ATP-binding protein FhuC, whose protein sequence is MQEYTNHSDTTFALRNISFRVPGRTLLHPLSLTFPAGKVTGLIGHNGSGKSTLLKMLGRHQPPSEGEILLDAQPLESWSSKAFARKVAYLPQQLPPAEGMTVRELVAIGRYPWHGALGRFGAADREKVEEAISLVGLKPLAHRLVDSLSGGERQRAWIAMLVAQDSRCLLLDEPTSALDIAHQVDVLALVHRLSQERGLTVIAVLHDINMAARYCDYLVALRGGEMIAQGTPAEIMRGETLEMIYGIPMGILPHPAGAAPVSFVY, encoded by the coding sequence ATGCAGGAATACACGAATCATTCCGATACCACTTTTGCACTGCGTAATATCTCCTTTCGTGTGCCCGGGCGCACGCTTTTGCATCCGTTGTCGTTAACCTTTCCTGCCGGGAAAGTGACTGGTCTGATTGGTCACAACGGTTCTGGTAAATCCACTCTGCTCAAAATGCTTGGTCGTCACCAGCCACCGTCGGAAGGGGAGATTCTTCTTGATGCCCAACCGCTGGAAAGCTGGAGCAGCAAAGCGTTTGCCCGCAAAGTGGCTTATTTACCGCAGCAGCTTCCTCCGGCAGAAGGGATGACCGTGCGTGAACTGGTGGCGATTGGTCGTTACCCGTGGCATGGCGCACTAGGGCGCTTTGGTGCTGCAGATCGCGAAAAGGTCGAGGAAGCTATCTCGCTGGTTGGCTTAAAACCGCTGGCGCATCGGCTGGTCGATAGCCTCTCTGGCGGCGAACGTCAACGGGCGTGGATCGCCATGCTGGTGGCGCAGGATAGCCGCTGTCTGTTGCTCGACGAACCGACCTCGGCGCTGGATATCGCCCACCAGGTTGATGTACTGGCGCTGGTGCATCGTTTAAGTCAGGAGCGAGGCCTGACGGTCATTGCCGTGCTGCACGATATAAATATGGCGGCGCGCTACTGTGATTATCTGGTCGCCCTGCGCGGCGGTGAAATGATTGCTCAGGGAACGCCTGCGGAAATTATGCGCGGCGAAACCCTCGAAATGATTTATGGCATCCCGATGGGTATTCTGCCGCATCCGGCGGGTGCTGCACCTGTGAGTTTTGTTTATTGA
- the fhuA gene encoding ferrichrome porin FhuA, producing the protein MAPSKTAQPKHSLRKIAVVVATAVSGMSVYAQAAVEPKEDTITVTAAPAPQESAWGPAATIAARQSATGTKTDTPIQKVPQSISVVTAEEMALHQPKSVKEALSYTPGVSVGTRGASNTYDHLIIRGFAAEGQSQNNYLNGLKLQGNFYNDAVIDPYMLERAEIMRGPVSVLYGKSSPGGLLNMVSKRPTTEPLKEVQFKAGTDSLFQTGFDFSDALDDDGVYSYRLTGLARSANAQQKGSEEQRYAIAPAFTWRPDDKTNFTFLSYFQNEPETGYYGWLPKEGTVEPLPNGKRLPTDFNEGAKNNTYSRNEKMVGYSFDHEFNDTFTVRQNLRFAENKTSQNSVYGYGVCSDPANAYSKQCAALAPADKGHYLARKYVVDDEKLQNFSVDTQLQSKFATGDIDHTLLTGVDFMRMRNDINAWFGYDDSVPLLDLYNPVNTDFDFNAKDPDNSGPYRILNKQKQTGVYVQDQAQWDKVLVTLGGRYDWADQESLNRVAGTTDKRDDKQFTWRGGVNYLFDNGVTPYFSYSESFEPSSQVGKDGNIFAPSKGKQYEVGVKYVPEDRPIVVTGAVYNLTKTNNLMADPEGSFFSVEGGEIRARGVEIEAKAALSASVNVVGSYTYTDAEYTTDTTYKGNTPAQVPKHMASLWADYTFFDGPLSGLTLGTGGRYTGSSYGDPANSFKVGSYTVVDALVRYDLARVGMAGSNVALHVNNLFDREYVASCFNTYGCFWGAERQVVATATFRF; encoded by the coding sequence ATGGCACCTTCCAAAACTGCTCAGCCAAAACACTCACTGCGTAAAATCGCAGTTGTAGTAGCCACAGCGGTTAGCGGCATGTCTGTTTATGCACAGGCAGCGGTTGAACCGAAAGAAGACACTATCACCGTTACCGCTGCACCTGCGCCGCAAGAAAGCGCATGGGGGCCGGCTGCAACTATTGCGGCGCGACAGTCAGCTACCGGCACTAAAACCGATACGCCGATTCAAAAAGTACCTCAATCTATTTCTGTCGTCACCGCTGAAGAGATGGCGCTGCATCAGCCTAAGTCGGTGAAAGAAGCGCTTAGCTATACGCCGGGTGTCTCTGTTGGTACGCGTGGCGCATCCAACACCTATGACCACCTGATCATTCGCGGTTTTGCGGCAGAAGGCCAAAGCCAGAATAACTATCTGAATGGCCTGAAGTTGCAGGGCAACTTCTATAACGATGCGGTCATCGACCCGTATATGCTGGAACGTGCTGAAATTATGCGTGGCCCGGTTTCCGTGCTTTACGGTAAAAGCAGTCCTGGCGGTCTGTTGAATATGGTCAGCAAGCGTCCGACCACCGAACCGCTGAAAGAAGTTCAGTTTAAAGCCGGTACTGACAGCCTGTTCCAGACCGGTTTTGACTTCAGCGATGCGCTGGATGATGACGGCGTTTATTCTTATCGCCTGACCGGTCTTGCGCGTTCTGCCAATGCCCAGCAGAAAGGGTCAGAAGAGCAGCGTTATGCTATTGCACCGGCGTTCACCTGGCGTCCGGATGATAAAACCAATTTCACCTTCCTTTCTTACTTCCAGAACGAGCCGGAAACTGGTTATTACGGCTGGTTGCCGAAAGAGGGAACCGTTGAGCCGCTGCCGAACGGTAAGCGTCTGCCGACAGACTTTAACGAAGGGGCGAAGAACAACACCTATTCTCGTAACGAGAAGATGGTCGGCTACAGCTTCGATCACGAATTTAACGATACCTTTACTGTGCGTCAGAACCTGCGCTTTGCTGAAAACAAAACCTCGCAAAACAGCGTTTATGGTTACGGCGTCTGCTCCGATCCGGCGAATGCTTACAGCAAACAGTGTGCGGCATTAGCGCCAGCGGATAAAGGCCATTATCTGGCACGTAAATACGTCGTTGATGATGAGAAGCTGCAAAACTTCTCCGTTGATACCCAGTTGCAGAGCAAGTTTGCCACTGGCGATATCGACCACACTCTGCTGACCGGTGTCGACTTTATGCGTATGCGTAATGACATCAACGCCTGGTTTGGTTACGACGACTCTGTGCCACTGCTCGATCTGTACAATCCGGTGAATACCGATTTTGACTTCAATGCGAAAGACCCGGATAACTCCGGGCCGTACCGCATTCTGAATAAGCAGAAGCAAACGGGCGTTTATGTTCAGGATCAGGCGCAGTGGGATAAAGTGCTGGTCACCCTGGGCGGTCGTTACGACTGGGCAGATCAAGAATCTCTTAACCGCGTAGCGGGAACGACCGATAAACGTGATGACAAACAGTTTACCTGGCGTGGTGGTGTTAACTACCTGTTTGATAATGGTGTAACACCATACTTCAGCTATAGCGAATCGTTTGAACCTTCTTCGCAAGTTGGGAAGGATGGTAATATTTTCGCACCGTCTAAAGGTAAGCAGTATGAAGTCGGCGTGAAATATGTACCGGAAGATCGTCCGATTGTAGTTACTGGTGCCGTGTATAATCTTACTAAAACCAACAACCTGATGGCGGACCCTGAGGGTTCCTTCTTCTCGGTTGAAGGTGGCGAGATCCGCGCTCGTGGCGTAGAAATCGAAGCGAAAGCGGCGCTGTCGGCGAGTGTTAACGTAGTCGGTTCTTATACTTACACCGATGCGGAATACACTACCGATACTACCTACAAAGGCAATACGCCTGCACAGGTGCCAAAACACATGGCTTCGCTGTGGGCTGACTATACCTTCTTTGACGGTCCGCTTTCAGGTCTGACGCTGGGCACCGGTGGTCGTTATACTGGCTCCAGCTATGGTGATCCGGCTAACTCCTTTAAAGTGGGAAGTTATACGGTCGTGGATGCGTTAGTGCGTTATGATCTGGCGCGAGTCGGCATGGCGGGCTCCAACGTGGCGCTGCATGTCAACAACCTGTTTGATCGTGAATACGTCGCCAGCTGCTTTAACACTTATGGTTGCTTCTGGGGCGCAGAACGTCAGGTCGTTGCAACCGCAACCTTCCGTTTCTAA